Proteins encoded by one window of Pseudomonadota bacterium:
- the rny gene encoding ribonuclease Y → MSTTAIIIGLAAAAVGIIVGFVLRKAVIEKRTAGYDDQGRKLINDALAEVEQMKKEASIQLRDDAFQQKQAVEKEVRKRKAELIEEEKRFSQKLDQIERKIDLLDTRETELLKREQNFVKLEQKIALRQKDLDAVIDEQRLQLEKISGISREEAKRQLTESIESEAKMEAAKSIVRIENEAKMEADRKAKNILSLAIARYAGDYVAEKTVSVVPLPNEEMKGRIIGREGRNIRAIEAATGIDIIIDDTPEAVILSGFNPVRREVARQALERLTTDGRIHPARIEEVVEKVAEELEITMREAGEQATFDVGAHGVNMELIKLLGRLKYRTSYGQNVLQHSLEVAFLSGVIAAELGVNVKIAKRAGLLHDIGKAVDHEVEGTHAAIGRDLARKYGESPEVVHAIAAHHEDIPLDSLLDVIVKSADALSGARPGARKEMLESYVKRLDDLEKIATDFKGVEKAYAIQAGREIRVVVDSGDVSDTESVMLGRDIAKKIEADLTYPGQIRVTVIRETRSVEYAK, encoded by the coding sequence ATGAGTACTACAGCAATCATTATCGGCCTGGCGGCAGCTGCTGTCGGGATTATTGTCGGGTTTGTTCTCCGTAAAGCAGTTATCGAAAAAAGAACCGCCGGGTACGATGATCAGGGAAGAAAGCTGATTAACGATGCCCTTGCTGAAGTTGAGCAGATGAAGAAAGAGGCGTCGATCCAGTTGCGTGATGATGCCTTCCAGCAGAAACAGGCCGTCGAGAAAGAGGTGCGAAAGCGCAAAGCTGAACTTATTGAAGAGGAAAAAAGGTTCAGTCAGAAACTTGACCAGATTGAGAGGAAGATCGATCTTCTCGATACCCGTGAGACGGAGCTTCTGAAAAGAGAACAGAATTTTGTCAAACTTGAGCAGAAAATAGCCCTCCGGCAGAAGGACCTTGATGCCGTGATCGATGAACAGCGTCTCCAGCTGGAAAAGATCTCCGGAATCTCCCGGGAGGAGGCAAAACGGCAGCTGACCGAAAGCATTGAAAGTGAAGCGAAGATGGAGGCGGCTAAATCCATAGTCCGCATCGAAAACGAAGCCAAGATGGAGGCCGATCGCAAGGCGAAGAATATCCTCTCGCTGGCGATCGCCCGCTATGCGGGAGACTATGTGGCTGAAAAGACGGTGTCGGTTGTGCCGCTGCCGAACGAAGAGATGAAGGGGCGGATCATCGGCCGGGAAGGGCGGAATATCAGGGCCATTGAAGCTGCGACCGGGATAGACATTATAATCGACGATACCCCTGAGGCGGTGATTCTGTCCGGATTCAACCCGGTACGGAGGGAAGTTGCCCGCCAGGCCCTTGAGAGGCTCACCACCGATGGCCGGATTCATCCCGCCCGGATTGAAGAGGTGGTCGAGAAGGTTGCCGAAGAACTTGAAATCACCATGCGTGAAGCTGGTGAGCAGGCCACCTTTGATGTCGGGGCCCACGGGGTGAACATGGAATTGATCAAGCTCCTGGGGCGGCTTAAATACCGGACGAGCTATGGGCAGAATGTCCTCCAGCATTCTCTGGAAGTGGCGTTTCTTTCCGGAGTCATTGCCGCTGAACTCGGGGTCAATGTTAAGATCGCCAAACGTGCCGGGCTGCTTCATGATATCGGCAAGGCTGTAGATCACGAGGTTGAAGGGACCCATGCTGCAATCGGCCGGGATCTCGCCAGAAAATATGGGGAGTCTCCGGAGGTTGTGCATGCCATTGCCGCGCATCATGAAGATATTCCTCTCGACAGTCTTCTTGATGTCATTGTGAAATCGGCCGACGCCCTTTCCGGGGCAAGACCCGGCGCCCGAAAAGAAATGCTTGAAAGTTACGTCAAACGACTTGATGATCTGGAAAAGATCGCCACCGACTTCAAGGGTGTCGAAAAGGCCTATGCGATTCAGGCCGGACGTGAGATCAGGGTAGTGGTGGACAGCGGTGACGTCTCTGATACGGAAAGCGTGATGCTGGGTCGGGACATTGCAAAGAAAATCGAAGCGGACCTGACCTACCCGGGGCAGATCAGGGTTACGGTGATCAGGGAGACCCGTTCAGTCGAGTATGCAAAATGA
- a CDS encoding cell division protein ZapA produces MARSVKFEVFGQEYSLNTEMEDAEVQEVLDFVRVHLSETCRATNVLPSSRNLILASLNMAGKYVQLRKDFEAYRNKIDRLNDQIRKKIEDFV; encoded by the coding sequence TTGGCTAGGTCGGTAAAGTTTGAGGTGTTCGGACAGGAATATTCCCTGAACACCGAAATGGAAGATGCCGAAGTGCAGGAAGTTCTGGACTTCGTCAGAGTGCATCTGTCCGAGACCTGTCGGGCTACCAATGTCCTTCCTTCCAGCAGGAATTTAATATTGGCCAGTCTGAATATGGCAGGCAAATATGTCCAGCTGCGTAAGGACTTTGAGGCCTACCGAAATAAAATTGACCGGCTCAACGATCAGATTCGGAAAAAAATTGAGGATTTTGTGTGA